The DNA region TGTTACCACTCAAATATATACTCACGTCACAAACAAGCGTCTAAGAGATATTCATCATCAATTCCACAGCGGAAAAAATTTAAAAGAATGATAAGAAAAAAAGTAACGGGACCGGAGAGTTTTATCTCTACTCGGTCCCTTTTTTGTTTTTTATTTTTTTGTTTTTTTTAATGATCCAGGGTGCGTTTATAAATCAATCTTTTCTATGTTTACTTGTCTTATTTACATACCTCCTCTAAAAATGATTATGTACGATTAAATAATTTTTGTCAATATAAAAATAAAGAATATTTAAAGTGTCGCACAATATTAGATATCTTAAACTGTTGTTTTGAGAGAAAGCTATTGACAATTAAATTAATTAGTATAAAATAATCGTGGAGGCAAAAGGAGGTAGGAAATTTACTCCTCTTTTTTTAATTAATGGTTGCTTAACCATCATTCTCCTCACGCACCTCAAATCAAAGGAAAATTTCCTTACCTCCCCCATCTCTCTTTATTGAACATTAAAAACATACAAAAAAAACAAAAAGAGCTATTTTTAATCAGCTCTTTGTTTGTTTTGTAAATCTTAAAATTTACCGGCTTTGCTTAACCATTGGCCATGCTCGCAGTCTGCACTGTGGGGTGGCGGAGTTTCTCTTTTCAAAACAGCAATGGCATTTTTAAAAGTTTCAACAACACTTAAGGGGTCAGTCTCTATTTCTTGTAATTCTTTTTTAAACGGCAAGCGAGCGTCAAAACCATTTGTTTTATCTACAACATAAAAAGCTAAGTAACCTTTTTTAGTAGTTTGGTATCCGTTTTTTTCCAAAAGATAAGTATATACATCCATTTGCAACTGAAAACGATCGTATACGGTCGGAACTGCGCTGCCGGTTGATTTATAGTCAAGCGGCGCTAATTTGCCGTCGGGAAACTCTAAGACATCGTCTACCGCCCCAAAAAGAGTGACGCCGGTTTCTTTATCTAAGTGCCTGATTCCTTCAAAATTATTCCGCCATTTATTTAAAAGCGTCTGGTTGGCGAAAAGTTTGGCATTTAATTTTTTTTCTAATAATAAAGGATGAGGGCTCCCCTGTTTTCTGTAAACGTCAAATTCTTGTTTTAAAAGTATGTCCACGGCTGCGTTTAAAGCATAAGGATAAGGCTGTGGTCTTCTTATCCCCTTTTTCTTTTCAAGCCAAAAACAACAAGGACATTCCAAAAATAAATTTAACGAACTGGGTGAAAGTTTTATGGAATTGATCATTATTATCATTATATCACAACAAAAAATCCCGTTAAGGTTTAAAAAATTTTAATATCTGCTAAAATAAAACAAAAATGGTAAAAACAAAATTTCGCATCCATAATAATCATATTTACGATTCTAGTTCCGATACCGGGTATTATCTTTATAACGGCCAGATTTATAGCCCGGAAGGTTCAACCGGCTATTTTATAAAAGATAATTATATCCACGACTCCAGCGGAAATACCGGTTTTTTCATTCAAGATGAAAAAATCTATGGTGAAAGCGAAAATCCTCCCTGGCTTGAATAAATAAATCAAATAAAAATAGAGGCAAATTTTTGGCCTCTACTGTACGTTCTTTGGAACATTCGGTCCTCTCATAATTTTACCGCGAAGCATTCTATCGAAGTCCTCTGCCGCCTTGATAATTTGTTTTTTTGCTTCTTTTTTTACTATCAAAGCTGTGAATTTATATTTGCCGATTTCTACGTCTTCAACTATAATTTCATTATTTCCATGTCTTGCGGCAACGGTTTCGGCAAAAGATTGAGTAAATTCGTCTTTACAAGCGCATAGAAATCCTATTCCATTCATTGGAGTCTCCGGGATAAAAAAACGATTTATTTTAATCGGGGTTTTTATGTTCGATATCTTTCCGGATATTTCTATCATTTCTTCTACTTCCATTTCTAAATGCCTCCTTTATTTAATTTAAAATGGACAATACTTGGATCAGGGCCCAGAAGGTGGTGAGGAGAGAATTACCGACTAACGTCGATTATTAAAATTTCTGCGACCCTGACCCATTAAATATTTTAATTTTAAAGGCAGTTTATGTCAAATAAACTAAGTCTTTATAAAATTTGTTAATTTGATATAATAAAAAAATAATTAAAAATATCACTACTATGATTGAAAATTTAAGAAAGTTTATAAAAGAGCTCGAGGCCGGCGATAAGGTAGAAATAAAAATACCTTTGAGTTATAAAAATTTTGAAAACATAGTTATCGCCGGGATGGGAGCTTCCGCAATTCCGGCCGAAATTCTTAAAAGTGTTGTTTCTTTAAAAATTCCTTTGGAAATATCTAAAAATTATAATCTCCCCTCTTTTGCCTCGAAGAATACTCTTTTAATTTGCGTAAGCCGTTCCGGTAATGTTAAAGAAACCTTAAGCCAATTTCAACAGGGCATAAAAAATAAATGCAAGATTATTGTTATTTCTCTGGGAGGAGAAATTTCAAAAAAAGCTCAAAATTTAAAAATACCTTTAATTAAAATTCCTGAAGAATTTTCACAAAGAGAAACCAGGGAAATCTTTTCTTATTTATTTGGTTTGTTATTTAATCTGGTTAAAAAATTAAATTTAACGAAAGATAATTTTACTTTCGAAATTTTAGAAAAAGAAAAAAATAATATTGAAAAAGAAGCTGAAAACCTGGCTTTAAAAATTAAAGACATTTTCCCTATCATCTGTTCTGAACATCATTCTTTAAGCTTTAGGTGGGAATCCGACCTTAGCGAAAGCGGAAAAAAACTGTCCAAAGGCGCTTTCTTGCCGGAACTGGCCCACAACGAACTGGAAAGCTGGCAAAATTTAAATAATAAGTATTGTTTAGTTCTTCTAAGAAGCCAGGAAGAAAAAAAAGAAATAAAAATTTTGATTGAAGCTATTAAAAAAATAATAAAAAAAGAAGTAAAAATTATTGAAATTTACGGGCAAGGAAAAAATCAATTGGAAGAAACCCTTTATTTTGTCTGGTTGGGCGGGCTTACAAGCTACTTTATAGGGAAACAAAAAGGAATTGACCCAAAAGAAACCAGATATATCAAAATGATGAAAGAGGAAATAAAAAAATTTTCTTAAAAAAAAATCTCTTTTGAAAAAAGAGGTTTTTTGTTGCAAATAAATTTAAAATTTTATTTCAAACCGGCTAATTCTAATTTTTTTAATCCTTCCGCATAATGTTGCTTAATTTCGAAAGTTAATAGGGATTGGTCGTAAACCTTGACATCGTCAATTGTTCCAATAAAACGATCATTGCAATTTGTTGTGTTATTGGTTTTATAATTACAACCTATTCCAAAAAAATTATTAGTAATTGAATAAGCTAAAATTCTAGTTCCGGGCAACGTTAACTCTTTTTCTATTTTACCGTTAACATAAAGGACGGCTTTTCTATTTTTAGAATTATAAGTAACAACTATGTGATACCAAGTTCCTATCGATGGAGCCTTGGTGGTAGTTACGAGAGTATTATTGCGACTACTACCTTGAATTGTTCCAATGCGCGAACCTATATTATTCCGATGCATATATAAATTTATTCCGTAATTATTACCATATTTATTTGTAACTATTCCTCTATAATTATTATCTAAGGTTTCAGCCTTGGCCCAAGCTTCCATCGTAATGTCGGTAGGAAATAAATTCGGCCGAGAACTGCTGTCGCCGCAATTAAACCATTTATTACCGCTCATACTAAGTGCGTTGCCCAAGGCGCGATGAGCACTGGAAGCATAAACAAAGTTTCCTCCGCTACTGGGTATACAATTATTTTTATAGCCAGAGCTATCATATCCCGCCTCACCAATGGTGGCACCTTCAAACATCCAAGCTCCTGTGACGTAAGCGCCCAAAGCACCACTAACAGAGCTTCTAAATTCAAGCTCACCAGCAAGTTTTGCATTTTCTTTTGTTGGCTTCATGTAAACCAATACTGCGCTGGATAAAATGGCAATAATTGAAATTACGACTAACAATTCAATAAGAGTAAAAGAATTTTTTTCTTTTAATTTCATTTTTTTATTATAACATAAAATAAAAAAGTTAAAAAAACTTTTGTTTTTTTTCAAAAATAAAAAAGCCGGAAAAATGGCTTTTATTTTTAAAACTTAAAATTAAAAAGAACCGTTTCAGATTATCTTGTTTTCATTAAAGCGCCGGTGGCAATCTTTTGGTCTTCCACAGCATAAACAATTCCGCAACCCTCGCCCTCGCAAGAAATTAATACAACTTCGTCTATCAATGACATTTCTGAAAATGGACTTATTTTTTTAAATGTTTTACAGCCGCAAACCTTACATTCAAATCCCATAATTTATACCTCCTTGATATAATTATTTGATTTAATTATCTTATTTAATAATTTTTTTCCTGTCAAATTATTTTTGTTTCAGTAAGTTAATAAAAACCTCCGCAGGAATTCTTACCCTTCCCTTTGCGGCTAATTCTTTTTTTCCCTTCTTTTGAATATCCAATAATTTCTTCTTGCGGGTATAGTCACCTCCGTAAAGAGGGGCTGTAACATCTTTTCTCAAAGCCGGTATCGTTTCTCTGGCGACAATTTTTGAATTCCCGACATTTCTCGAACTTTCTTCTTCAAACAGATTGCCCAAAACAATTTGAATGGCAACGGCAAAGTTTTGTTTGGGAACCAATTCTTTTAAAGATAAGGCCAAGTTTCTGGCTCTTTTTTGCATTTCCTCTTCCGGAACTATCTGGGATAAGTTTTGAAAGTGCTCTTTAGCCAATAGAACCTCCAATTTAATCAGCTTACCCGGCCTTGAACCGATTGGTTCGTAAATCATAGAGGCGTATCCTGAGGTGGCGCTTTTTAATTTATCATAAAAATCAGTAACAATGTCAGCCAAAGGAGTGTTGTAAACAACAATCATTCTTTCGTTGCTCAAATATTTTGTTTCCTGATAATTCCCCCTCAACCCTTTTAAAAGATTCATTACGTTTCCAAAATAAAAATGCGAAGTGACTATTTCCAATCTGACCCACGGCTCCTTGACTATTGATTCTTTTTTTAATATTTCATAATTTACTCTGGGAGTGGTGGCTACTAAATCCAAATTAAATTCTCTTTTTAATCTTTCGGCAATAATTTCCAAATGCAACATGCCTAAAAATCCGCACTTAAATCCCCTGCCCAAGGCCGGTGAAGATTCTTCTTCAGAATACAAAGCTGCATCGTTTAGTTTCAGTTTATTTATCGCGTCTTTTAATAAATTAAACTCTGAATCTTCCCTGGGATATAAACTAGCGAAAACCATGGGTTTTGGCTTTTCCCAGCCAATTTTTGCCAAATATTCTTCTAAATTTTTCTCACCGGTGGCAATATAACCGATTTCCCCGGCTGAAAGTTCATTCGCGACAACTAATTGAGGCTTAAATATGCCTATTTCCTGCCTTTCTTTTTTTAAAACGCCGTCTACAACCCTGATATAAGCAATAATTCCTTTATAAGGGTCGTAAAAAGAATCAAAAACCAAGGTTTTCAATGGCAAGTCAGGACTTCCTTTTGGACAAGGGATTCTCTCTATAATCGCTTCTAAAACTTGCTCTATATTGGTGCCGTTTTTGGCGGAAATTTTTATTATTTTTTCTTTTTCTATTTTTAAAAGATTCATCAATTCCTCTTCCACTTCTTGGGGCCGGGCATTATTTAAATCAATTTTATTGATAATCGGAATTATAACTAAATTCTGCTGCTGGGCTAAATACAAATTAGAAAGAGTTTGAGCTTGAACGCCTTTCACGGCATCAACTAAAAGTAAAGCGCCCTCCACCGCTCTCAAGGACTTTTCC from Candidatus Nealsonbacteria bacterium includes:
- a CDS encoding PD-(D/E)XK nuclease family protein, with the protein product MIIMINSIKLSPSSLNLFLECPCCFWLEKKKGIRRPQPYPYALNAAVDILLKQEFDVYRKQGSPHPLLLEKKLNAKLFANQTLLNKWRNNFEGIRHLDKETGVTLFGAVDDVLEFPDGKLAPLDYKSTGSAVPTVYDRFQLQMDVYTYLLEKNGYQTTKKGYLAFYVVDKTNGFDARLPFKKELQEIETDPLSVVETFKNAIAVLKRETPPPHSADCEHGQWLSKAGKF
- a CDS encoding prepilin-type N-terminal cleavage/methylation domain-containing protein — its product is MKLKEKNSFTLIELLVVISIIAILSSAVLVYMKPTKENAKLAGELEFRSSVSGALGAYVTGAWMFEGATIGEAGYDSSGYKNNCIPSSGGNFVYASSAHRALGNALSMSGNKWFNCGDSSSRPNLFPTDITMEAWAKAETLDNNYRGIVTNKYGNNYGINLYMHRNNIGSRIGTIQGSSRNNTLVTTTKAPSIGTWYHIVVTYNSKNRKAVLYVNGKIEKELTLPGTRILAYSITNNFFGIGCNYKTNNTTNCNDRFIGTIDDVKVYDQSLLTFEIKQHYAEGLKKLELAGLK
- the lepA gene encoding translation elongation factor 4; protein product: MEKIRNFCIIAHIDHGKSTLADRFLELTKTVPLEKMRDQLLDQMDLERERGITIQLQPVRMEYKGYVLNLIDTPGHMDFRLEVEKSLRAVEGALLLVDAVKGVQAQTLSNLYLAQQQNLVIIPIINKIDLNNARPQEVEEELMNLLKIEKEKIIKISAKNGTNIEQVLEAIIERIPCPKGSPDLPLKTLVFDSFYDPYKGIIAYIRVVDGVLKKERQEIGIFKPQLVVANELSAGEIGYIATGEKNLEEYLAKIGWEKPKPMVFASLYPREDSEFNLLKDAINKLKLNDAALYSEEESSPALGRGFKCGFLGMLHLEIIAERLKREFNLDLVATTPRVNYEILKKESIVKEPWVRLEIVTSHFYFGNVMNLLKGLRGNYQETKYLSNERMIVVYNTPLADIVTDFYDKLKSATSGYASMIYEPIGSRPGKLIKLEVLLAKEHFQNLSQIVPEEEMQKRARNLALSLKELVPKQNFAVAIQIVLGNLFEEESSRNVGNSKIVARETIPALRKDVTAPLYGGDYTRKKKLLDIQKKGKKELAAKGRVRIPAEVFINLLKQK